A genomic stretch from Shewanella sediminis HAW-EB3 includes:
- a CDS encoding Na+/H+ antiporter NhaC family protein translates to MNTWLTLLPPCIAILLAITTRQVYVAIFAGIMAGSILLSQNFLLGVANSFNAIADTFQSSSSVKSLIFILIIGAIINVMRQSGGIDALIYQVSHKYHLVNSKPRAQLVTFAFGFLMCLEGVGSMMLVGLIGRPLFNKFNISREKLAFVANSTGAPLAWLMPFSGAGVFLISLIGAQVENGTLTDKPITYIFAALPYQVYCIAILALVPILAYKKSDFTATDLSDAKKTDSASNSLSDNQSTDQSAHQPSTGIWAMLLPIVILLGSIFVISFVTGKGNILAGDISSAIYWSGFISLIGTGIYFRLCKVKMDQYIQWCIHGMKQTLPAVIILVLAFSLSNITGQLGTGKYIAGFVSGELPLWLVPASIFIICILISFSTGSSGATVSIMTPIIIPLAVGVDISVPVAIAAVISGAVFGDQSSPISDSVIVASTAADCPPQRHFVTQLPYTLAVALLSLTFYLIVGFNT, encoded by the coding sequence ATGAATACTTGGCTTACCTTACTCCCTCCCTGTATCGCGATATTACTCGCCATTACCACAAGACAGGTCTATGTGGCCATTTTTGCCGGTATCATGGCAGGCTCAATCCTGCTGTCGCAAAATTTTTTACTCGGTGTAGCAAACAGTTTTAACGCCATAGCCGATACGTTTCAATCATCAAGCTCAGTGAAGAGCCTGATCTTTATCCTGATAATTGGCGCCATCATCAATGTCATGAGGCAATCAGGCGGTATCGATGCCCTTATCTATCAAGTCTCCCACAAATACCACCTGGTAAACTCCAAGCCCAGGGCTCAACTTGTCACCTTCGCTTTTGGATTCTTGATGTGTCTGGAAGGAGTGGGCTCTATGATGTTAGTGGGTCTCATCGGGCGACCACTATTCAATAAATTTAATATCTCCCGTGAAAAGCTGGCATTTGTGGCCAATAGCACCGGAGCTCCCTTGGCCTGGCTAATGCCCTTCAGTGGCGCAGGTGTTTTTCTTATCAGCTTAATCGGTGCTCAGGTGGAAAACGGCACCTTAACCGATAAGCCTATTACCTATATCTTTGCGGCATTACCTTACCAAGTCTACTGCATAGCAATACTGGCCTTAGTGCCGATATTGGCATATAAGAAATCCGATTTCACAGCCACTGACTTGAGCGACGCAAAAAAGACCGATTCAGCTTCTAACTCTCTGTCCGATAATCAGTCCACCGATCAGTCTGCTCATCAACCAAGTACTGGAATATGGGCAATGTTACTGCCTATTGTCATCTTGCTGGGCTCAATTTTTGTCATCAGTTTCGTAACGGGTAAGGGCAATATTCTGGCGGGTGATATCAGTTCGGCAATCTATTGGAGCGGCTTTATCTCTCTTATCGGCACGGGCATCTATTTTCGTCTCTGTAAGGTTAAGATGGACCAATACATTCAATGGTGTATACATGGGATGAAGCAGACACTACCCGCGGTTATCATTCTGGTTTTGGCCTTTTCATTGAGTAATATTACCGGGCAACTCGGAACCGGAAAATACATAGCCGGCTTTGTCTCCGGCGAGTTACCTTTATGGCTGGTTCCTGCATCCATCTTTATTATCTGTATCTTAATCTCATTTTCTACCGGCAGCTCCGGTGCCACCGTGAGCATAATGACGCCGATCATTATTCCCCTAGCCGTGGGTGTCGATATCTCTGTACCCGTAGCGATAGCGGCGGTGATCTCCGGCGCGGTGTTTGGCGATCAAAGCTCACCCATTTCAGACTCGGTCATAGTGGCGTCAACGGCTGCCGATTGTCCGCCACAGCGGCACTTTGTGACTCAGTTACCCTATACTTTGGCTGTGGCACTGCTTTCACTCACGTTTTACCTTATCGTCGGCTTTAACACTTAA
- a CDS encoding helix-turn-helix transcriptional regulator encodes MKIPEVSFNHRKTDNREIEVIDLEELYEREHNYSHHPGVPHRIHFNNLIYIEEGEGTHLIDFVNYPYQSGAFIFVQKNQVHAFDFKNKPKGKLLIFTQAFINQALMNMRLSDFTPTHLAYSYQPVFFPDPEVMSSSEKILSEINKELVHPQSNPLIVMFLFSSLSLMLHRVMPENQHDRLNKEQQTKFTRFVELLEQNFQRTRDAIYYADMLHTTYKTLNQICKMATSQTAKQLIDAHTILEAKRRLILDGLPTQQLAYEFGFEDASNFVKYFKKHTLLTPSRFQKQFKSS; translated from the coding sequence ATGAAGATCCCAGAAGTTAGCTTTAACCATAGGAAAACGGACAACCGCGAAATTGAGGTCATCGACTTAGAGGAGCTCTATGAGCGGGAGCATAACTACTCTCATCACCCCGGAGTGCCTCACAGAATACACTTCAACAATTTGATCTACATCGAAGAGGGTGAAGGTACCCACCTGATCGATTTTGTTAATTACCCCTACCAGTCCGGTGCATTTATCTTCGTTCAAAAAAATCAGGTTCATGCGTTCGATTTTAAGAATAAGCCGAAAGGGAAACTACTGATATTCACCCAGGCATTCATTAATCAGGCATTGATGAATATGAGGCTATCAGATTTCACACCGACACATTTAGCTTACTCTTATCAGCCTGTTTTCTTCCCCGACCCGGAGGTCATGAGCAGTAGTGAAAAAATACTGAGTGAAATCAATAAAGAGCTGGTTCACCCTCAATCAAACCCGTTAATAGTCATGTTCCTCTTCTCTTCACTATCCTTGATGTTGCACCGGGTGATGCCTGAAAACCAACATGACAGATTAAACAAAGAGCAGCAGACTAAGTTCACTCGCTTTGTCGAGTTACTCGAACAAAACTTCCAACGCACACGAGATGCTATCTACTACGCAGATATGCTACATACAACTTATAAGACCCTGAATCAGATCTGCAAGATGGCCACCAGCCAGACAGCGAAACAGCTCATCGACGCCCATACTATATTGGAAGCCAAAAGACGCTTGATTCTGGATGGTTTGCCCACTCAACAGCTTGCCTATGAGTTCGGCTTCGAAGACGCCAGTAATTTCGTGAAGTACTTCAAGAAACATACCCTGCTCACCCCTTCTCGCTTTCAGAAACAGTTTAAAAGTTCGTAA
- a CDS encoding nuclear transport factor 2 family protein, whose product MKKSISAALATTVLVCAACSSPVSVEEKTISLSNKGKAVALLNSIETGDRGAVAYVNPDKYTQHNLAVADGLAGFGALLQALPKGSAKVDIKRAFQDGDYVFTHTDYNFFGPKVGFDLFRFEDGLIVEHWDNLAEKAAPNPSGRTQIDGPTTVIDSDKTEQNKALVADFVDTILVNGDFAQLGRFIDKGDANYLQHNTGIADGLNGLGKALEEMAKQGIKMVYTKNHIVLGEGNFVLSISEGSFGGEHVSFYDLFRVENDKLVEHWDIIEPIPTKDRWKNNNGKFGF is encoded by the coding sequence ATGAAGAAAAGTATTTCTGCGGCATTGGCCACGACGGTTCTGGTATGCGCGGCGTGCTCCAGTCCGGTTTCAGTTGAGGAGAAGACCATTAGCCTATCTAACAAAGGCAAGGCCGTGGCCCTGCTCAACAGCATAGAAACCGGTGACAGAGGAGCCGTGGCTTATGTCAATCCAGACAAGTACACCCAACATAACCTGGCTGTTGCCGATGGCTTAGCGGGTTTTGGGGCACTGCTCCAGGCACTTCCGAAAGGTAGCGCCAAGGTAGATATTAAACGCGCCTTTCAGGATGGCGACTATGTATTTACCCATACCGACTATAATTTCTTTGGACCTAAGGTGGGATTCGACCTATTCCGTTTCGAAGACGGGTTAATCGTAGAGCATTGGGACAACCTGGCAGAAAAAGCCGCACCGAATCCAAGCGGTCGCACTCAGATCGACGGTCCGACGACTGTGATCGATTCAGATAAAACAGAGCAAAATAAAGCATTAGTTGCAGACTTCGTCGACACGATTTTGGTAAATGGAGACTTTGCTCAGCTTGGACGTTTTATCGATAAGGGTGATGCAAACTATCTTCAACACAATACCGGCATTGCCGATGGGCTAAATGGTCTTGGTAAGGCACTGGAAGAGATGGCTAAACAGGGCATCAAGATGGTCTATACGAAAAATCATATCGTGTTGGGTGAGGGAAACTTCGTACTCAGCATTAGTGAGGGTAGCTTCGGTGGCGAACACGTCTCTTTCTACGACCTGTTCCGTGTTGAAAATGACAAGCTCGTCGAGCACTGGGACATCATAGAACCGATCCCAACCAAAGACAGATGGAAGAACAATAACGGCAAATTTGGGTTTTAA
- a CDS encoding Gfo/Idh/MocA family protein: MKKTLNWGILGTSFISGVMADAIVEEGHTRLHSVAGRSEKTLMEFAEKYDIANIYQDYDALINDDEVDIIYIALPNHLHHDFVIKAANAGKAILCEKSLSIDMKKTDEALAAVANNQVFFAEGLMYLTHPFASKINEIIRLGTIGEIRSINGVYCASIAQFVNPDSKGALYNLGCYPASLMHFVMQQAFGDGIFDNYRIAASGRVGEDGNICESAANIQFSNGVSCQLHTAEDYGLHADFTILGSKGSLALVSNPWLPEAEGNRLVVTEYEQQGEAVSVSAEGNGFLYQVRLIREAIEQRSASLQRPAATPEDSRQIMKILTDWEAATKVHKLEELNNRC; encoded by the coding sequence ATGAAAAAGACATTGAATTGGGGAATCCTTGGGACAAGCTTTATTTCTGGAGTGATGGCTGATGCCATTGTTGAAGAGGGTCATACCCGCTTACATAGTGTGGCTGGACGTTCTGAAAAAACCTTGATGGAATTCGCTGAAAAGTACGATATCGCAAACATCTATCAGGATTATGATGCCCTGATTAACGATGATGAGGTCGACATCATCTACATCGCATTACCTAACCATCTTCATCATGACTTTGTGATAAAAGCCGCCAACGCCGGCAAGGCCATTTTGTGTGAGAAGTCATTGTCTATCGATATGAAGAAGACGGATGAGGCGCTTGCAGCAGTTGCAAATAATCAGGTTTTCTTTGCTGAGGGATTGATGTATCTCACACACCCGTTTGCCAGCAAAATAAACGAAATTATTCGACTCGGCACCATTGGCGAAATCCGTTCCATCAATGGAGTGTATTGCGCCTCTATCGCCCAATTCGTAAATCCGGATAGTAAGGGGGCCTTGTATAACTTAGGTTGTTACCCTGCTTCTCTTATGCACTTCGTTATGCAGCAAGCGTTCGGCGACGGTATCTTCGATAACTATCGTATCGCGGCATCGGGCCGTGTTGGCGAAGATGGTAATATATGCGAGTCGGCCGCAAACATACAATTCAGTAATGGTGTTAGCTGTCAGCTTCATACGGCAGAAGATTATGGCTTGCATGCCGATTTTACAATACTTGGCAGTAAAGGAAGCTTAGCGCTTGTGTCTAATCCCTGGTTACCGGAGGCTGAAGGTAATCGCTTAGTTGTTACTGAGTATGAACAGCAAGGTGAAGCTGTCTCTGTGTCCGCTGAGGGTAACGGTTTCCTCTATCAGGTTAGATTAATCAGAGAGGCGATAGAGCAGAGAAGCGCTTCACTGCAACGCCCCGCTGCAACCCCGGAAGATTCACGTCAAATAATGAAGATACTGACGGATTGGGAAGCTGCCACTAAAGTTCATAAACTTGAAGAGTTAAATAACCGCTGCTAA
- a CDS encoding putative quinol monooxygenase, translating to MFEQGLFITAELQVKPDIDLDTAIAAIHSFCEGMNSEKGCSMALPLQDRENPRRFIFWERYEDKAAFEHHFQAEHTQKFIQSGLTELVQAFETQLLTEQK from the coding sequence ATGTTTGAACAAGGCTTGTTTATTACAGCGGAACTACAGGTTAAGCCTGATATCGATCTCGACACGGCCATTGCGGCTATACATTCCTTTTGTGAGGGGATGAATAGTGAAAAGGGGTGTTCGATGGCACTTCCCCTGCAAGACAGAGAAAATCCTCGCCGCTTCATTTTCTGGGAACGTTATGAAGATAAAGCCGCCTTCGAACATCATTTTCAGGCCGAACATACGCAAAAATTTATCCAATCCGGTTTAACTGAGTTGGTGCAGGCATTCGAAACTCAACTGTTAACAGAGCAGAAGTAA
- a CDS encoding LysR substrate-binding domain-containing protein translates to MDKLKSMQVFVNVVQHGSFSRAAINFAVTSTMVGKHIKFLETHLGTKLLNRTTRKQSLTEAGQLYYLECQRILDDIAEAENSLQALENKPKGRIRINSPVTFGNILLAPIVADFLQRYPDINVELTLDNDLIDPLHDPVDVVIRIGELANSSLIARQIAVYEMMFCASPDYLARHRVPLSLNDLASHQCLGFSYGDIQSSLALRIDTSAFDTQHSRLTSNSGQALKVAALKGTGILLQPRLLLSEELGRGDLIEILSEQVPSPTPIHLMYKSKALPLKTRVFIEFVLTAMNANLKRDRP, encoded by the coding sequence ATGGATAAGTTGAAGAGCATGCAGGTGTTTGTCAATGTGGTACAACATGGCAGTTTTTCTCGCGCCGCGATCAATTTTGCAGTCACTTCAACCATGGTTGGTAAACACATTAAGTTCTTAGAGACGCACCTTGGGACTAAGCTGTTAAATCGCACCACACGTAAACAGTCATTAACGGAAGCCGGACAGCTCTATTATTTAGAGTGCCAGCGAATTCTGGATGATATTGCGGAAGCTGAAAATAGCCTGCAAGCATTAGAAAATAAACCCAAAGGAAGGATACGCATCAATTCCCCGGTCACCTTCGGCAATATTCTACTCGCCCCAATAGTGGCAGATTTTCTACAACGCTATCCCGATATTAATGTTGAACTGACACTCGATAACGATTTGATCGATCCTCTTCACGACCCGGTAGATGTGGTGATCCGCATCGGTGAACTCGCCAACTCCTCGTTAATCGCTCGCCAGATTGCCGTTTATGAAATGATGTTTTGTGCCTCTCCCGATTATCTTGCCCGTCATCGAGTCCCTCTTTCTCTGAATGACTTAGCGTCGCATCAATGTCTGGGATTCAGTTACGGAGATATTCAATCGAGTCTGGCGCTGCGTATCGATACTTCAGCATTTGATACACAGCATTCTCGGTTAACTTCGAACAGTGGTCAGGCTCTGAAAGTCGCGGCGTTGAAAGGTACAGGGATTTTACTGCAACCACGTTTACTACTCTCCGAAGAGTTAGGCCGTGGAGACTTGATAGAAATATTGAGCGAACAAGTCCCCAGCCCGACACCGATACACCTCATGTATAAGAGCAAGGCGCTGCCACTGAAAACACGGGTTTTCATTGAATTTGTGTTGACCGCGATGAACGCCAATCTCAAAAGGGATAGGCCGTAA
- the miaA gene encoding tRNA (adenosine(37)-N6)-dimethylallyltransferase MiaA produces MKNFNLILVIGATASGKTRLGVELARQLEGEIISADSRQVYKGLDIGSGKDLAEYGEVPHHLIDIVEPGHEYNAFQFQQDFFEAFTYIESRNKQPILVGGTGLYVDAVVSGYEFVQLDKDLALRAELDLQPLEQVQKLLLELDAAQYEKTDLTVRPRLYRAIEIAKNKQTNPKPAKALPEIRPLYFGIQWDRKVLRKRIKTRLKERFEQGMVEEVQGLLDNGVSHEQLEYYGLEYRFVSQYIAGQIGYEEMFDRLNTAICQYAKRQETWFRRIEKHGGKIHWLQGSGDIYQQACEVLADLG; encoded by the coding sequence ATGAAAAATTTCAACCTGATCCTGGTCATTGGAGCTACGGCTTCGGGTAAAACCCGCTTAGGTGTTGAGCTTGCCAGACAACTCGAGGGTGAGATCATCTCTGCCGATTCGAGGCAGGTATATAAGGGGCTGGATATAGGCTCGGGTAAAGATCTTGCCGAATATGGTGAGGTGCCACATCATCTCATCGATATTGTCGAGCCCGGCCATGAATATAATGCCTTCCAATTTCAGCAAGATTTCTTCGAGGCTTTTACCTATATAGAGTCTCGCAATAAACAGCCTATTCTCGTCGGTGGTACGGGGTTATATGTCGATGCCGTGGTTTCCGGTTATGAATTTGTTCAGCTGGATAAAGATTTAGCCCTAAGGGCCGAGCTGGATCTACAGCCACTGGAACAGGTTCAGAAGCTGCTGCTGGAGCTCGATGCCGCTCAATACGAAAAAACCGATCTCACGGTTAGGCCCAGACTGTATCGTGCCATCGAAATCGCAAAAAACAAACAGACCAATCCTAAGCCAGCCAAGGCTCTTCCCGAGATCAGGCCGCTCTATTTCGGTATTCAATGGGACAGGAAGGTGCTGCGTAAGCGAATCAAAACCAGATTAAAGGAGCGCTTCGAACAGGGGATGGTCGAAGAGGTACAGGGGTTACTGGATAATGGCGTATCACACGAGCAGCTGGAATATTATGGTCTCGAGTACCGCTTCGTCAGTCAATATATCGCGGGACAGATCGGCTATGAGGAGATGTTCGATAGGCTAAATACCGCCATATGTCAGTACGCTAAGCGTCAGGAAACCTGGTTCAGACGGATTGAAAAACATGGCGGGAAGATCCACTGGTTACAAGGTTCCGGCGACATCTACCAGCAGGCCTGTGAAGTGTTAGCTGACTTGGGTTAA
- the deoD gene encoding purine-nucleoside phosphorylase, whose product MPTPHINAQPGDFAPTILMPGDPLRARYIADKYLENAKQVCDVRGMLGFTGTYKGCRISVMGHGMGIPSCCIYVHELISEFDVKNVIRIGSCGAVRDDVNMMDVVIAMGASTDSKTNRMRFSDHDFAAIADYHLLETAVNKAREQNVSVRVGNIFSADLFYTPQPELFAKMEDMGIMAVDMEAAGIYGVAAELDARALTILTVSDHIKRGEKLSSEDRQKSFNEMMSVALETAISI is encoded by the coding sequence ATGCCGACTCCCCACATTAATGCTCAACCCGGTGACTTTGCCCCAACCATACTAATGCCGGGCGATCCTCTGCGAGCCAGATATATTGCCGATAAGTACCTGGAAAATGCCAAACAGGTCTGTGATGTTCGTGGCATGTTAGGTTTCACCGGGACGTACAAGGGCTGCAGGATTTCGGTTATGGGCCACGGTATGGGGATCCCCTCATGTTGCATCTATGTCCATGAGTTAATTAGCGAGTTTGATGTGAAGAATGTCATTCGTATCGGTAGCTGCGGTGCCGTGCGTGACGATGTGAATATGATGGATGTGGTGATCGCCATGGGGGCGTCTACCGATTCAAAGACCAACCGGATGAGATTCAGTGACCATGATTTTGCCGCCATTGCCGACTATCATCTGCTTGAGACGGCTGTGAACAAGGCCCGCGAGCAGAATGTGTCGGTGCGTGTGGGTAATATTTTCTCGGCAGATCTCTTCTATACGCCTCAGCCCGAACTGTTCGCCAAGATGGAGGATATGGGAATTATGGCGGTGGATATGGAAGCGGCGGGGATCTACGGTGTGGCCGCCGAATTGGATGCCAGGGCATTGACCATACTCACGGTCTCTGATCATATTAAGCGTGGCGAGAAACTCAGCTCCGAAGACAGGCAGAAGTCTTTCAACGAAATGATGAGTGTCGCCTTAGAGACAGCAATCAGCATTTAG